Proteins encoded in a region of the Bombyx mori chromosome 21, ASM3026992v2 genome:
- the LOC134198714 gene encoding uncharacterized protein LOC134198714 translates to MYSHFIKEYKDLGHLSESSKLIPEQSFFIPHHPIFRPTSESTKLRVVFNGSSKTTSGYSLNDLQVAGPHIQDSLFNILIRFRQYTYVLSGDVEKMYRMIKVQESDRDLQMILWRDNNTEPIKSFRLNTVTYGLTSSSFLSTRCLWQLGEECSDNKIKKIIQNDFVVDDLLTGSDSKHELIYIKKSVESALAAGCFNLRKYRSNLSSLLENNENTQKNLIISSSSHTLGVGWDPRSDIIHFPTNYRSNAKITKRSILSESCKVFDPLGILSIFTIKPKILIQKLWIEKVDWDEPAPQEIRQSWLLFIENMKHLHLLRIPRHVLCKEPSHIELHCFCDASQAAYAACIYLKSTNAQGDVTVRLLSAKARVASVKPTTIPRLELCACLLGAQLADAVVHALRCVIARKVYWTDSSIALAWLGARYDKLKTFVANRVAMILELTNDSEWRHVPTHLNPADLASRGVDTIKNDTLDIWWTGPTFLSQNESGWPSYDSRNVNINELPETKVHVSTTNKGVDENNKQPLIIDFSKYSKLKFLQRTFAYMQRFVYNCRNPRNKKVGILQPEELARSFRKLVYLAQADSFSKEINLLRSKGVLNSKNSLISLNPFLDSEGILRVGGRLTLSSYNFEKRHQMLLHAKHWLTKLLFQQEHLRLLHAGPQLLLYTVRESIWPIAGRDLARTTTRQCVKCRRISGKTFNPIMGSLPEQRVNPGFPFVSAAVDFAGPYLITDRKGRGCKITKCYLCLFVCLKYKCLHLEAVSELSKDAFILALRRFISRRGKPHELFCDNGRNFVGAAREIGDFLNTGADEVEAFSSGEGIKFNFQPAYSPHFGGLVEACVKSAKYHLKRMLGQTHLTFEELATLFSQIEAILNSRPLCPLSSSPNDLQPLTPGHFLIGRPLNSYPNENFADRTYRTRDRFLRLEFLRRLFWKRWMLEYITQLQARQKWRTPGTSLQLGDLVLLKEENAPPMHWKVGRITALFPGEDGVARAADVRTTTGTYRRGTRYLCPLLDPAAYSLEATASNAPEDVPAHC, encoded by the coding sequence ATGTACTCACATTTTATAAAAGAATATAAAGATTTGGGCCATTTATCAGAGTCTAGTAAATTAATTCCTGAGCAATCATTCTTTATTCCTCATCACCCAATTTTTCGCCCTACTAGTGAATCAACGAAGTTACGCGTAGTTTTTAATGGAAGTTCTAAAACCACTTCTGGTTATTCGTTAAATGATTTACAAGTTGCAGGTCCACATATTCAAGAttctttatttaatatcttAATCAGGTTTCGTCAGTATACTTATGTACTGTCAGGCGACGTAGAAAAAATGTATAGAATGATTAAGGTGCAAGAGAGTGATCGGGACCTGCAAATGATTTTATGGCGCGATAACAATACAGagccaataaaatcatttagacTTAACACCGTCACGTACGGCTTAACAAGTTCAAGCTTTTTAAGCACTCGTTGTTTGTGGCAGCTTGGCGAGGAATGCAGCgataataagattaaaaaaattattcaaaacgaTTTTGTAGTCGATGACTTGCTGACCGGAAGTGATAGCAAACACGAGttaatctatataaaaaaatctgttgaaAGTGCTCTCGCTGCCGGGTGTTTTAATTTAAGGAAATACCGTTCAAATTTATCGTCACTTttggaaaataatgaaaatactcAGAAAAATCTTATTATTAGCTCATCATCTCACACGCTGGGTGTAGGTTGGGATCCTAGAAGCGATATAATACATTTTCCTACAAATTATCGCAGCAATGCCAAAATTACTAAGCGTTCTATATTATCTGAATCATGTAAAGTTTTTGATCCTCTTGgaatattaagtatttttacAATCAAacctaaaatattaatacaaaaattatggaTTGAAAAGGTTGACTGGGACGAACCAGCACCCCAAGAAATCAGGCAGTCATGGCTATTGTTCATTGAAAACATGAAGCATCTTCATTTATTACGCATTCCTAGGCATGTTTTATGTAAGGAACCTAGTCATATTGAATTGCATTGTTTTTGTGATGCTTCACAGGCGGCTTATGCTGCTTGCATCTACTTAAAATCTACAAATGCACAAGGTGACGTCACTGTTAGGCTTTTAAGCGCTAAGGCCAGGGTAGCCAGTGTTAAACCCACGACAATCCCGCGTTTGGAACTGTGTGCTTGTTTGTTGGGCGCGCAGCTCGCAGACGCTGTGGTACACGCCCTGCGCTGTGTAATCGCTCGTAAGGTATACTGGACTGACTCATCGATAGCTTTAGCATGGTTAGGTGCAAGGTACGACAAATTAAAAACCTTTGTTGCTAATAGAGTCGCAATGATTTTAGAGCTAACAAACGACTCGGAATGGCGTCATGTTCCCACTCACCTCAACCCTGCTGATCTAGCTTCACGCGGCgtagatacaattaaaaatgataCTTTAGATATATGGTGGACGGGCCCTACCTTTTTAAGTCAGAACGAGTCTGGGTGGCCATCCTACGATTCGAGAAATGTTAACATAAATGAATTGCCAGAAACTAAAGTTCATGTTAGCACAACAAATAAAGGCGTCgatgaaaataacaaacaacCACTAATTATCGATTTTagcaaatattcgaaattgaaattCTTGCAACGTACATTCGCCTACATGCAGCGATTTGTTTATAATTGTAGAAACCCACGCAATAAGAAAGTAGGTATTTTACAGCCTGAAGAACTAGCCCGTTCCTTTAGAAAACTCGTTTATTTGGCTCAAGCTGATAGTTTCTCAAAGGAAATAAACCTTCTACGCTCCAAAGGAGTTCTTAACTCAAAAAATTCTTTAATATCACTGAATCCATTTCTGGACAGTGAAGGCATTCTAAGAGTAGGTGGACGTTTAACTTTATCCtcttataattttgaaaaacgtCACCAAATGCTGCTTCACGCCAAACATTGGCTTACTAAATTACTGTTTCAACAAGAGCACTTGCGTCTTCTACATGCTGGGCCACAGCTATTGCTATATACCGTTAGAGAATCCATTTGGCCCATTGCTGGTCGAGATCTAGCTCGCACCACAACGAGACAATGTGTTAAATGTAGGAGAATTAGTGGTAAGACATTTAATCCTATCATGGGTTCATTACCAGAACAGCGAGTCAATCCCGGTTTTCCCTTTGTTAGTGCAGCTGTCGATTTTGCTGGACCATATTTAATTACCGACAGAAAAGGAAGAGGatgtaaaattacaaaatgttaTCTTTGCTTATTCGTATGCCTTAAGTATAAATGCTTACATTTGGAAGCTGTAAGCGAGCTGTCTAAGGACGCATTCATTTTAGCTTTACGCCGTTTTATCTCTCGCAGAGGAAAGCCCCATGAATTATTTTGCGACAATGGTCGTAATTTTGTCGGAGCCGCAAGAGAGATAGGTGACTTTTTGAATACCGGTGCTGACGAAGTAGAGGCTTTTTCTTCCGGAGAAggaataaaatttaactttcaGCCGGCTTACTCCCCACATTTCGGTGGTCTTGTTGAAGCATGCGTTAAATCGGCAAAATATCATCTCAAGCGCATGTTGGGACAGACTCATTTAACTTTCGAAGAACTGGCTACGCTATTTAGTCAAATTGAGGCGATCTTAAACAGTCGGCCCCTCTGTCCTTTATCCTCAAGTCCAAATGACCTACAGCCTCTTACCCCTGGGCACTTTTTGATAGGCAGACCATTAAATTCATATCCTAATGAAAACTTTGCGGACAGAACCTACAGAACCAGGGACAGATTTCTACGCCTAGAGTTCCTGCGTCGACTGTTTTGGAAGCGGTGGATGCTGGAGTACATAACACAATTGCAAGCCCGACAAAAATGGCGAACTCCTGGCACATCGCTGCAATTGGGGGACTTGGTACTCCTAAAAGAAGAAAACGCTCCTCCCATGCACTGGAAGGTGGGACGAATCACTGCTCTGTTCCCGGGAGAGGACGGAGTTGCTCGGGCGGCGGACGTCCGGACTACTACGGGCACGTACCGGCGTGGCACTCGGTATTTATGTCCATTACTGGATCCAGCAGCGTATTCATTGGAAGCGACAGCTTCCAACGCCCCGGAGGATGTTCCGGCACATTGCTAG